The Alphaproteobacteria bacterium nucleotide sequence CTGTTGGTGGCAGTCCCTCTTTGCGCTGCCCCTGATAATCAGCGATAGCCTTATTCACCCGTTCGCGGACCTCGGCTTTCAAACCCTCCGACAACCCCTCACCCCTGGCCTCTTCCAAGTAGCCAATGATGACCGGCCATTCATCTTCATAAATCTCGAACGGCACAGGTGACCAAACCGCTCCAGTGATCCCGGCCCTGCCCTTAGACATCGCCCTGCCCTCGCTGTCGAAGCTCGAGGACTATGCCCCCGCTGCCCTCGCCAACAATACCAAGAAGCGTGTCCGCCCATCGGGTGAGCGCCATCGCCCTTTCGTCCAGATACTGGGCGTGGTTGTAGATGCCGGCCACACCAGCCTTGGCCACGCCGGTGATGTGGTTGACGGCCGCCTCGACTATGTGTGGCTGGACCCCGAGCTCATTGAGACGGGTGACGAAAGTCCGGCGCAAGTCGTGCAACACCCAATCCCTATCGCCCATCCTCCTGTCAACCCGCGCCTTGCAGCGTGAGAAGCCGCTGAACGGGGTGACACCCGTTGTCGTGAAAACATATTCGCCGATGTGGTCCCGTGCCTCGACAATCTCGATCACCGGCTGGGACATGGGCACCAGGTGGGGCAGTCCGTTTTTGGTGCGCCCCGGCGGTAAACTCCACATGGCGTTGTCGATGTCGAGTTCGGCCCACCGCATCCCAGCCACCTCGTTGCGGCGCTGACCAGTCAACAGAAGTATCTGGACGATGCCGGCGAACGCTCCGCCTTCATCGCCCAGCGCATCCCACAATGCCCGGATCTCGTCGTCCGTCAGGTGGCGATGCCTCGAGGCGGCCGGCCCCTTCGCCTTGCTCCGCAACCTGATCCCCGGCACACCATCTACAAGCTCTTCATCATCCAGCCAATTTAGGGCCGCCCTCAGCGCCTCGGCAGCCCGATCAGCCGTCGTTAGGCCCGATGCCTTTGCGATGCCACGGTGCATGGCCAGCACGTCCTTGCGGCGCAGTTCCGTAATCCGCTTGCCGCCCAAAAAGGTGATGACATCGCGCTCAAGAAGTTGTTCGCGCTCCCAAACCTCTTTCCCGCTGGCCTGCCGCCGCGGCTTGTTGTGAACCTTGACGTGATCCTCGACGTACCTGCGGACCCCCTCCTCGACCGTCACCGGGTCCGGCAACGACGCACCCCGCTGGCGCTTGGCGTCCGTCTTTTCTTTCTGCGGGTCCTCGCCCTCTTCGACCCGCCGGAGGATCTGTCGCGCTTCCTCGCGGGCCTCAGACAGCTTCAGGCGCGGGAACCTGCCCAGGGTGTGCCGCCGAAGTTTGGGGCGGCCCTTGCGGTCTCGCTCGAGGGGGCTGCGGTAGTAAGCAACCCACGACTTGGCCCCGGCCCTGGTCACCCTCAGGGACAGTCCGGGCAGGATCGCGTCGAAGTAATCGACCCTGTCCGCGGCCGGCGGTTTGATGCCCTCGATGCACTTGGTGGTGAGCTTCTCTGTCGGCATAGCAGATGCGCTCCAGCGCACCTGCTGTCACCGGCCCATTCCGATCTGGGGCAACACTGGGGCAACACAAATACGCGTGCTAGGGTGTTTGCGCATGTTAGCGTAAATGCAGCTAACCCACAAGCACGTACCGTTTTTTCGGGATGAAGATGTTAGCCGGCGTTTGCGGAGATTTGCGTTGGGCCCTGCTCCCAAAGCAGGTGCGCTACCAAGCTGCGCCACTCCCCGAGCGGCTGCAAAGCCTTTGCCAGCCAGGGCGTTCTAGCAGATCGGCGAAACCCCGGCAAACCTTACCCCCTGCCGAACAACGGGTTCGTCCCGCCAAAGGCATCGATGGCCGTGCCGGTTACGGCGCTCGAGGCGTCCGAGGCCAGGAATACTGCCAATTCGGCGATTTCGGCCGGCTCCATGAGGCGGGGGTTTTGCTCGCGGCCCTGGCTTTGGAAGGCCTCGCGGTAGCCCTCGGTGTCGACGCCGCCGGGGCAGATGCAGGTGACGTCGATGCCATGGCGCTTGACCTCGGCGGCGACGCTTTCGCTGAGGTTGATGAGCGCCGCCTTGGTCACCCGGTAGGCGCTGCGTCCCCTGCCGCCCTGGCGGCCGCCGATGCTGGAGAGGTTGATGATCTTGCCGCTCTGGCGCTCGATCATGCCGGGCAGCACGGCCTTGGTCAGCAGCGCCGCGGCGGTCAGATTGACGTCGATGACCTGGCGCCAGAGAACGGGGTCGAAGTCCACCAGATCGATGCGCGGATGGATGATGGCGGCATTGTTGACCAGGATGTCGATGGCGCCGAAGCGCGCCGCCGTGGCCTCGGCGATGGGTGCGATTTCGGCCTCGTTGCCGAGATCGGCGGCGATGGCCAGGGCCGCACCGCCGGCGCTTTCGATCTCGGCCACCAGGTCGTCGAGCGCCCCCGCACTGCGGGCCGTCACAGCCACCTTCGCGCCCTCCCTGGCAAAGGCCAGCGCCACGGCGCGACCGATGCCGCGGCTCGCACCCGTGACCAGGGCGGATCTCTCGGCCAGTCGTGTCATTCCGCTTCGCTCCCCTGCTTGGCTTTGCGCTCGATGGGCTTGAAGTTCCCCGTGATCGTCATGATGACCTTGCCGGCCACGCGAACCTCGCCGGCCACGAAAACCATGGTGCGGCCCACCCGTGTCGGCCAGGCCCGGCCTTCGACCCAATCGCCGGGCCGGGCCGGGGCGATAAAATCGTTGACCAGACGCACCGTTACCAGCGGTTTCCGAGCGGCCTGCCAGGCGGCCTGGCCCAGCAGCACGTCAGCGAAGGTCGACAGCATGCCGCCGTGCACCACGCCGCCGGCATTGGTGTGCCTTTCCTCGGCCCGGAAGGCGCGGTGGACCTCGGCGGCGTCGGCGGCGTCGCTGTCGCGGCGCTCGAAGATCGGCCCGATGGTGGCGCAAAAGCGCGAATGATCGATCGGCGTGAAACCCGGCGGCGGGCTGAATTCGCTCTCCCTCATGTCAGGGGGCGCCAAACAGCGCGTGCCGCACGCGGTCGCCGACGGCAATGCCGAGCCGGGCGGCCGTGCCGCCATTGACTTCGAGCACGGCCCGGGCCGGCATGGGCGCCTCGATGGTGGCCAGCGAATGGGGCACGGTGCGCTGGACGATGTGGCTGATGGCGCCATCGGCGGAGATGAAGATCATGTCCAGCGGGATGAAGGTGTTCTTCATCCACATACTGATGCGCAGCGGCGCGCCGTAGTCGAACAGCATGCCGGCGTCGGGGGCCAGCGAGCGCCGGTACATCAGGCCGCGGGCCCGGTCCTGGGGGCTGGCGGCAAGCTCGATGGTGAAGGCGTGGCGGCCCTCGGAGGTGACGATGACCAGCTCCGAGGTCGGCGGCCCGGCGGCGCCGGCCGGCGCCACGGCAATGAGCAGCAATACGAAGGCCAAGGCTGTTCGAATCATGGTCCCAGGGTATAACCCAATTGCCCGCCCTTGTATTCCCGCCGGCCGGGTCTATGATTTCCAGCGACACTGGGGGGAGCTGGACCAACCAGCTGAGAGGCTTTCCGAGCGGAACGACCCCTTGCACCTGATCCGGATCATGCCGGCGTAGGGATAGTGGTTCATGCCCA carries:
- a CDS encoding integrase arm-type DNA-binding domain-containing protein, with translation MPTEKLTTKCIEGIKPPAADRVDYFDAILPGLSLRVTRAGAKSWVAYYRSPLERDRKGRPKLRRHTLGRFPRLKLSEAREEARQILRRVEEGEDPQKEKTDAKRQRGASLPDPVTVEEGVRRYVEDHVKVHNKPRRQASGKEVWEREQLLERDVITFLGGKRITELRRKDVLAMHRGIAKASGLTTADRAAEALRAALNWLDDEELVDGVPGIRLRSKAKGPAASRHRHLTDDEIRALWDALGDEGGAFAGIVQILLLTGQRRNEVAGMRWAELDIDNAMWSLPPGRTKNGLPHLVPMSQPVIEIVEARDHIGEYVFTTTGVTPFSGFSRCKARVDRRMGDRDWVLHDLRRTFVTRLNELGVQPHIVEAAVNHITGVAKAGVAGIYNHAQYLDERAMALTRWADTLLGIVGEGSGGIVLELRQRGQGDV
- a CDS encoding SDR family oxidoreductase, whose amino-acid sequence is MTRLAERSALVTGASRGIGRAVALAFAREGAKVAVTARSAGALDDLVAEIESAGGAALAIAADLGNEAEIAPIAEATAARFGAIDILVNNAAIIHPRIDLVDFDPVLWRQVIDVNLTAAALLTKAVLPGMIERQSGKIINLSSIGGRQGGRGRSAYRVTKAALINLSESVAAEVKRHGIDVTCICPGGVDTEGYREAFQSQGREQNPRLMEPAEIAELAVFLASDASSAVTGTAIDAFGGTNPLFGRG
- a CDS encoding PaaI family thioesterase is translated as MRESEFSPPPGFTPIDHSRFCATIGPIFERRDSDAADAAEVHRAFRAEERHTNAGGVVHGGMLSTFADVLLGQAAWQAARKPLVTVRLVNDFIAPARPGDWVEGRAWPTRVGRTMVFVAGEVRVAGKVIMTITGNFKPIERKAKQGSEAE
- a CDS encoding DUF192 domain-containing protein, with translation MIRTALAFVLLLIAVAPAGAAGPPTSELVIVTSEGRHAFTIELAASPQDRARGLMYRRSLAPDAGMLFDYGAPLRISMWMKNTFIPLDMIFISADGAISHIVQRTVPHSLATIEAPMPARAVLEVNGGTAARLGIAVGDRVRHALFGAP